A genomic stretch from Apis cerana isolate GH-2021 linkage group LG9, AcerK_1.0, whole genome shotgun sequence includes:
- the LOC107997512 gene encoding protein still life, isoform SIF type 1 isoform X4, with the protein MGNKLSCSCAPLIRKAYRYEDSPWQAGARGGMGGSGARRGDTGHLLRLWAEVFHVSASGAGTVKWQQVSEDLVPVNITCIQDSPECIFHITAYNSQVDKILDVRLVQPGTRIGQASECFVYWKDTMTNDTWGLNFTSPIDAKQFRECCSPSFKISRKASSSYSLKLEPPNKQKIKTRRKPLSTPASPSRSREPQCTCMTPEQLARFRSQEARYRATSTLPRTMARSTEVEMTPGRDKITAATSSASLYDNVNNANVTPGKTAKAGESKQKEKQNETCQTTPKTANVGIETVTVGSQIDSPEEKGAAISPKKGQKQSQDSSTQQNGSEMLKSEGTQAGGTLQNKSLRKEQLHHTKSADYTDLEMQNGNIFNIVNNNHSGKKSKSKSTDDMRIENAQNGGISLDSNTLKRMLKPMPSIDSPVTSPEMTRKRHSHHNYHYHPSNNNQKYIMQETENENCAHLYRPTYNNKFQTTRSVHDMGRQYAGGRARTYLDSERNRCTGDMSPPSDNVIFDNQCYATTPSSSNGNSDMEQPTHCNSRRCNGSQVYQQQNMQSVSTPGSPTSRLLLEYEMHLRNTLAKGMDAESYSLRTFEALLTQSMEDLEFAKNIPLNTQRTPHVSRRRSSSNKSSTLPLSYRYERQNSKDRDGYYSDRNEMIREKRDREIDRDRGYLSDYNSRCTSCVGESARAQWFRHSDGWQSGSSTLGSGASSSINPSYTGHKRDSPWDSLPSLRHEGSLNDSGYKSNRTDSLEQRGTFDRQDSVRSDYMSDRDGRYGIVQQASLESTDSRICYLTSSEMSDDDKMSLTTAVSDDDDGESVINSPYRGKQTGTAAASFNCTGAVRKAGFLSVKKWLLRKKHQIELARKRGWKGYWVCLKGTTLLFYPCESQESRTMEAAPKHLIIVDGAIMQPIPEHPKRDYIFCLSTAFGDAYLFQAPCQVELENWVNSIHSACAAAFARHRGKTGTLHLLQEEIFRLEKAIESDHKLKHMADLQQSVVSDVETKQQINNQIVQWEENLERLHCEQFRLRCYMASLQSGELPNPKSLLTHVSRATKQTLNKLGVFTVSSFHAFICARSPSLLNNLLAGRGATKRRPPLLSRSNSGSSRRSLQISSRDDEKTVKVFVPENQLVSVFVRDAMTVEEFLASACNRKNLNPMEHFVRVKKRRDMEDHNYFVPHRTDLIETYLHTHEVVEVCAKILYQVELQRNTLEQMWGFSVEAELIENSDRQDELCCYVSRVEDKSVAMQNGIIKGDEIMVINGAIVSDLDMMYLESVLQEEVGLCMMMRSSRTEPPDLTGIMRVTDDIIESLVCPPPPSDPPVISEEMISGLIVPAPGWSKESIMQECTTTSHMENGKQTSRTNSFEIENLLKTAEQVTGICRSPGETRKSSPTGSVVSSHSQALTPSRQLSDAEKLKKVILELIETERTYVKNLNNLLENYLEPLKRETFLSNAEINALFGNIQEIVTFQRQFLQNLDHAIEMEADFNNFDHPSQFKGVLFSIGSAFLYYVNHFKLYSSFCASHSKAQKVLHPNEGNQALQEFLQARNPRQQHSSTLESYLIKPIQRILKYPLLLQQLRNLTDERSEEHQHLIEALKGMEKVAEHINEMQRIHEEYGAIFDHLFRQHQKSCKQPIDLSPGDLLYYGGVEWLNISDFLGKIKKGLELHAMCFVFKSAVVFLCKERLRQKKKLMGVSTKANSSEVEIIRYQVLIPVTEVQVRASSAKDMESHFLWELIHLRSQLQRRSEKVYVLSNSTTEFRNAFLRTIRQIIRESVRNMSIPSTKQNLSQPPISISPRMSTGHVEKFEKQSAGTSQVGQNGGNGGSGVATLSKKKQQLLTTSHNVKRKYSQSKQAVEHESSEDKDNEEAGASAINQQQTTFRSRSKTISDTSGEIKVEMDSGTKSEGEEDSQAFLGEKKANLGRTPNHLTLSTTSTISAGSTGSQARLIQSSHQPENYQPITVKELGSPIWKPRELPSLGESTTLPRKGKSASEFGDISSSHSASRKSLIEINNCAQQSNCNNHV; encoded by the exons ACTGTGGGCCGAAGTGTTCCATGTAAGCGCAAGCGGGGCTGGGACCGTGAAATGGCAGCAGGTTTCCGAGGATTTAGTTCCTGTAAATATCACGTGCATTCAAGATTCGCCAGAATGTATTTTCCATATTACCGCGTACAACAGTCAGGTGGACAAAATTTTGGACGTACGATTGGTACAACCAG GTACACGGATTGGACAAGCGTCAGAGTGTTTCGTTTATTGGAAAGACACGATGACCAACGATACATGGGGATTGAATTTTACCTCTCCGATAGACGCTAAACAATTCAGAGAATGTTGC TCACCGTCGTTCAAGATTTCAAGGAAAGCGTCCTCTTCTTACTCGTTGAAGCTCGAACCGCCTAACAAACAAAAGATCAAGACACGGAGAAAGCCTTTATCGACACCGGCATCACCGAGCAGATCCAGGGAGCCCCAATGCACTTGCATGACACCGGAACAACTCGCCAGATTTCGAAGCCAAGAAGCCAGATACCGAG CCACCTCCACGCTTCCACGGACGATGGCGCGATCGACCGAGGTGGAGATGACGCCGGGCCGTGATAAAATAACAGCGGCAACGTCCAGTGCCTCCCTCTACGATAACGTTAACAACGCGAACGTGACGCCGGGGAAAACGGCGAAAGCAGGGGAATCGAAGCAAAAGGAGAAACAGAACGAGACATGTCAGACAACGCCAAAGACGGCGAACGTAGGCATCGAAACTGTCACTGTTGGCTCGCAA ATCGATAGCCCGGAAGAGAAAGGCGCTGCGATATCACCGAAAAAAGGTCAAAAGCAAAGTCAAGACTCGTCTACTCAACAAAATGGTAGCGAGATGCTCAAATCAGAAGGTACACAAGCAGGTGGCACGTTACAAAATAAGTCGTTGCGAAAAGAGCAATTACATCATACGAAGTCTGCCGATTACACAGACTTGGAGATGCAAAATGGCAATATTTTCAACATAGTGAACAATAATCACAGTGGGAAGAAATCGAAAAGCAAGAGTACGGACGATATGAGAATCGAGAATGCGCAGAACGGTGGGATTAGCTTAGATTCGAACACGTTGAAACGTATGCTGAAACCTATGCCGAGTATCGATAGCCCGGTTACGTCCCCAGAGATGACGAGAAAGAGGCATAGCCatcataattatcattatcatccgAGCAATAATAATCAGAAGTACATCATGCAAGAGACTGAAAACGAAAATTGCGCCCATCTGTATCGACCAACGTATAATAACAAGTTCCAGACGACTAGAAGCGTGCATGACATGGGACGTCAATACGCCG GCGGGAGAGCCAGGACCTATTTAGATTCGGAACGTAATCGATGCACAGGTGATATGTCGCCGCCATCGGATAATGTTATCTTCGATAATCAGTGTTACGCGACTACTCCGAGTTCCTCCAATGGAAACTCGGATATGGAGCAACCGACGCACTGCAATTCCCGTCGTTGCAACGGTAGCCAAGTTTATCAACAGCAGAACATGCAATCGGTGTCGACCCCCGGAAGCCCGACCAGCAGGCTACTACTCGAGTACGAGATGCATCTTAGGAACACACTTGCCAAGGGTATGGACGCGGAGAGTTACAGTTTACGGACTTTCGAAGCGTTGCTCACGCAAAGCATGGAGGATTTAG AATTCGCGAAAAATATACCGTTGAACACTCAACGTACACCTCACGTTTCACGAAGGC GTTCAAGTTCCAATAAATCGTCCACGTTACCGCTGTCGTATCGTTACGAGAGGCAGAATAGCAAGGACAGGGACGGTTATTACAGCGATCGTAACGAAATGATCAGGGAGAAGAGGGACAGGGAGATCGATCGGGATCGTGGATATCTCAGCGATTATAATTCGAG ATGCACCAGCTGCGTAGGGGAGTCTGCACGCGCGCAATGGTTTCGCCATTCGGACGGATGGCAATCCGGCAGTTCGACCCTCGGCTCCGGCGCCTCGAGCTCGATAAATCCAAGCTACACGGGGCACAAACGGGACTCCCCGTGGGACTCTTTGCCATCGTTGAGACACGAGGGAAGCCTCAACGACAGCGGATACAAATCGAATCGGACCGATTCTTTGGAGCAAAG AGGCACTTTCGATAGACAGGACAGCGTGAGATCGGATTATATGTCCGATCGGGATGGCAGATACGGAATTGTTCAACAAGCTTCCCTGGAGAGCACAGACTCGAGAATTTGCTACTTGACGTCCTCAGAG ATGTCAGATGACGATAAAATGTCCCTAACTACCGCGGTTAGCGACGACGATGACGGGGAGAGCGTGATAAATTCGCCCTATCGAGGGAAACAGACTGGTACAGCAGCTGCGTCGTTCAATTGTACGGGGGCGGTACGAAAAGCTGG ATTTCTAAGCGTGAAGAAATGGCTGTTACGAAAGAAGCACCAGATCGAGCTAGCGAGGAAGAGGGGTTGGAAAGGTTATTGGGTTTGCCTGAAGGGGACCACGCTTCTCTTCTATCCTTGCGAATCCCAAGAAAGTAGAACCATGGAGGCGGCGCCCAAGCATTTGATCATAGTCGATGGCGCGATAATGCAACCGATCCCGGAGCATCCGAAGAGAGACTACATATTTTGCTTGAGCACCGCTTTCGGCGATGCTTATTTATTTCAG GCTCCGTGTCAAGTGGAACTCGAGAACTGGGTGAACAGTATACATTCGGCTTGTGCAGCCGCGTTTGCGCGTCATCGTGGTAAAACTGGAACCCTTCATTTATTGCAGGAAGAAATATTTCGCTTAGAGAAAGCGATAGAATCG GACCACAAATTAAAACACATGGCTGATCTTCAGCAATCCGTCGTGTCTGACGTAGAGACGAAACAGCAGATCAACAATCAGATTGTTCAGTGGGAAGAAAATTTGGAGAGACTTCATTGTGAACAATTCAGACTCAGATGTTACATGGCCAGTTTACAAAGTGGCGAATTACCAAATCCAAAG AGTTTATTGACGCACGTGTCCCGCGCCACGAAGCAGACGTTGAACAAATTAGGGGTGTTCACCGTGTCGTCGTTTCACGCTTTCATATGCGCGCGAAGCCCTTCCCTGTTGAACAATCTGTTGGCGGGGCGAGGGGCCACCAAGAGAAGGCCGCCATTATTGTCGAGATCCAACAGCGGATCGAGCAGGAGATCCCTTCAAATTTCGTCCAGAGATGATGAGAAGACGGTGAAGGTTTTCGTGCCGGAAAATCAG ttGGTATCCGTATTTGTGCGCGATGCTATGACAGTGGAAGAATTCCTCGCAAGCGCTTGCAACAGGAAAAATCTTAACCCGATGGAACATTTCGTTCGCGTGAAGAAACGCCGCGACATGGAAgatcataattatttcgtaCCACATAGAACCGACTTGATAGAGACATAC ttGCACACGCACGAAGTGGTCGAGGTGTGCGCGAAGATCCTGTATCAAGTGGAGTTGCAAAGGAACACCCTCGAACAAATGTGGGGATTCTCTGTGGAGGCTGAGCTGATCGAGAATTCCGATCGACAGGACGAGCTGTGCTGCTACGTCAGCAGAGTCGAGGATAAGAGCGTAGCAATGCAGAAtg GTATCATTAAAGGTGACGAAATCATGGTGATCAACGGCGCGATAGTGAGCGACCTGGACATGATGTACCTGGAAAGCGTGTTGCAAGAGGAGGTAGGTTTGTGCATGATGATGAGATCCTCGAGGACCGAGCCCCCGGATCTCACGGGGATAATGAGAGTGACCGACGACATAATCGAGAGTTTGGTTTGCCCGCCGCCACCCTCCGACCCGCCTGTTATAAGCGAAGAAATGATCTCTGGGTTAATCGTTCCGGCTCCTGGATGGA GCAAAGAAAGTATCATGCAGGAGTGCACAACGACATCTCACATGGAGAATGGTAAACAAACGTCTCGGACGAATTCGTTCGAGATAGAGAATTTGTTGAAAACGGCGGAACAAGTGACGGGGATCTGTCGATCGCCTGGTGAAACGCGAAAGTCGAGCCCAACCGGAAGCGTTGTTAGTTCTCATTCCCAAGCTTTGACGCCGAGCAGGCAGTTGAGCGACGCTGAGAAACTGAAGAAAGTTATTCTAGAATTAATTGAGACTGAACGTACTTACGTGAAG aatttaaataatttgttggaGAACTACTTAGAGCCCCTTAAACGCGAAACCTTCCTATCGAATGCAGAGATAAACGCATTGTTCGGGAACATACAAGAGATTGTTACGTTTCAACGGCAATTTCTACAAAATCTTGATCACGCGATCGAGATGGAAgctgatttcaataatttcgatCATCCTAGTCAATTTAAG GGTGTCCTGTTTTCCATTGGAAGTGCCTTCTTGTATTACGTAAATCATTTCAAGTTGTACAGTTCGTTTTGTGCTAGCCACTCAAAGGCGCAAAAGGTTTTACATCCAA ATGAAGGAAACCAAGCTTTACAAGAGTTCCTGCAAGCGCGAAATCCAAGGCAGCAACACTCGTCGACATTAGAATCATACTTGATTAAACCTATTCaacgaatattgaaatatcctTTGCTCTTGCAACAACTTCGAAATCTCACCGACGAAAGAAGCGAAGAACACCAACACTTGATCG AGGCTTTGAAAGGTATGGAAAAAGTAGCAGAGCACATAAACGAAATGCAAAGAATTCACGAAGAATACGGAGCCATCTTCGATCACTTGTTCAGACAACATCAAAAATCTTGCAAGCAG CCGATCGATTTAAGCCCGGGAGATCTTTTGTATTATGGAGGTGTCGAGTGGCTCAATATTTCCGACTTTCTTGGTAAAATCAAGAAAGGTTTGGAACTGCACGCAATGTGTTTCGTTTTCAAATCTGCCGTCGTATTCCTGTGCAAGGAAAGATTGAGGCAGAAGAAGAAACTTatg GGAGTATCGACGAAAGCGAATTCCAGCGAGGTGGAGATAATACGTTATCAAGTGTTGATTCCTGTAACGGAAGTGCAAGTTAGAGCCAGCTCCGCCAAAGACATGGAATCTCATTTCTTGTGGGAATTGATCCATTTAAGAAGTCAATTACAAAGAAGATCGGAGAAAGTATATGTGCTTTCCAACAG CACAACGGAATTCAGGAACGCGTTTTTAAGGACGATACGTCAAATTATTCGAGAATCGGTCCGGAACATGAGCATACCGTCGACGAAACAAAACCTTAGCCAACCACCGATCAGCATTTCCCCACGAATGTCGACCGGCCACGTGGAGAAATTCGAGAAACAGTCGGCTGGAACGAGTCAGGTGGGGCAAAACGGTGGCAACGGCGGCAGTGGGGTGGCCACGTTGTCGAAGAAGAAACAGCAATTGTTGACAACGTCGCACAACGTGAAGCGGAAATACAGCCAATCGAAACAGGCTGTGGAGCACGAGAGCTCCGAGGATAAGGACAACGAGGAGGCGGGGGCCTCGGCCATTAACCAACAGCAAACGACATTTCGCTCCCGGAGCAAGACCATAAGCGACACATCCG GGGAGATAAAGGTCGAGATGGACTCGGGGACGAAATCGGAGGGTGAGGAAGACTCGCAAGCTTTTTTAGGTGAGAAGAAGGCGAATTTGGGCCGTACACCGAATCATTTGACTTTGAGCACCACTTCGACAATTTCAGCAGGAAGTACGGGTAGTCAGGCGAGACTGATCCAATCTTCTCATCAACCGGAAAATTATCAACCAATCACGGTCAAGGAACTTG GTTCGCCGATTTGGAAACCGCGGGAATTACCCTCGTTAGGTGAGTCCACGACGTTGCCACGTAAGGGTAAGTCGGCGAGCGAGTTTGGGGATATAAGCTCGTCTCATAGCGCCTCCCGAAAGTCTCTCATAGAAATCAATAATTGTGCTCAACAATCTAACTGTAATAACcacgtttaa